From Salvia splendens isolate huo1 chromosome 3, SspV2, whole genome shotgun sequence, a single genomic window includes:
- the LOC121794008 gene encoding flowering-promoting factor 1-like protein 3: MSGVWVFKNGVVRLVENAGECHSKKMLIHVASNEVMASYAVLERKLLQLGWERYYDDPDLLQYHKRSTVHLISLPKDFNKFKSMHMYDIVVKNRNEFEVRDL, translated from the coding sequence ATGTCTGGCGTTTGGGTGTTCAAGAACGGTGTGGTTCGACTGGTGGAGAACGCTGGAGAGTGCCACAGCAAGAAGATGCTAATACATGTGGCCTCAAATGAGGTGATGGCATCATATGCTGTGTTGGAGAGGAAATTGTTGCAGCTTGGATGGGAGAGGTACTATGATGATCCTGATCTGCTGCAGTATCACAAGAGATCAACGGTCCATCTCATCTCTCTCCCCAAAGATTTCAACAAGTTCAAATCCATGCACATGTATGACATCGTTGTCAAAAATCGAAATGAGTTTGAAGTAAGAGATCTTTAG
- the LOC121793937 gene encoding flowering-promoting factor 1-like protein 3 gives MSGVWVFKNGVVRLVENGGSDSPRRKVMVHVASGEAITSYSVLERILFSLGWERYYDDPELLQFHKRSTVHLISLPRDFNKFKSIHMYDIVVKNRNEFEVRDM, from the coding sequence ATGTCCGGCGTTTGGGTGTTCAAGAATGGGGTGGTCCGGCTGGTGGAGAACGGTGGCAGCGACAGTCCTCGCCGGAAAGTGATGGTCCACGTGGCATCGGGTGAAGCCATCACATCGTACTCGGTTCTTGAGAGAATCTTGTTTTCACTAGGGTGGGAGAGGTACTACGATGATCCGGAGCTGCTGCAGTTCCACAAGAGATCTACGGTGCACCTCATCTCTCTCCCCCGAGACTTCAACAAGTTCAAATCCATTCACATGTACGACATCGTTGTCAAGAATCGAAACGAGTTCGAAGTCAGAGACATGTGA
- the LOC121793366 gene encoding 60S ribosome subunit biogenesis protein NIP7 homolog, whose translation MRPLDEIETTAVFNKLHKFVGNNLKNIVLESQAHEGPEPNPGRYCFRMQKNRVYYVSESLVKRATNIKRDKLVSLGTQIGKFTKGGKFHLTVQCLNLLAANAKHKVWLKPTAEMSFLYGNSVLKGGVGRITESIQVNDGVVVFSMSDVPLGFGDAAKSTVDCRKMDPNGIVVHRHADIGEYLRMEDDL comes from the coding sequence ATGAGACCTCTCGACGAGATTGAGACGACCGCCGTCTTCAACAAGCTCCACAAATTCGTCGGCAACAACCTCAAGAACATCGTCCTCGAATCTCAGGCCCACGAGGGACCCGAGCCGAACCCCGGCCGCTACTGCTTCCGAATGCAGAAGAATCGCGTCTACTACGTCTCCGAATCGCTCGTGAAGCGCGCCACCAACATCAAGCGCGACAAGCTCGTCTCGCTGGGGACGCAGATCGGCAAATTCACCAAGGGCGGGAAGTTCCACCTGACGGTCCAGTGCCTGAACCTGCTGGCCGCCAACGCCAAGCACAAGGTATGGCTGAAGCCGACGGCGGAAATGAGCTTCCTGTACGGGAACAGCGTGTTGAAGGGCGGGGTCGGGAGGATTACGGAGAGCATTCAAGTTAATGACGGCGTGGTCGTTTTCTCAATGTCCGATGTGCCGCTGGGATTTGGGGATGCTGCTAAGAGCACCGTGGATTGCCGGAAGATGGACCCCAATGGGATCGTTGTGCATCGCCACGCCGATATTGGAGAGTATTTGAGGATGGAGGATGACCTTTAG